The Primulina eburnea isolate SZY01 chromosome 18, ASM2296580v1, whole genome shotgun sequence genome segment GCACCATCACTGCTGCGTCACCTTTTATCCTAATGTTTGTGTGTTTCAGGACCTCTCCAATGGGAAAATAATGGGGATTGGTAAAGAGGAGAATGGCTTGTATCATCTAGACAACTCAAGTTTTCACCCCAAGGTTATAGAGCGCCATTTATGTTCTTCAAATACTTCAGTACATTTGTATTCTTCTTTGTTTTCCGCTGTAAATAATCAGGCTTCTCATGACAATAATGGAAAACGTTGGCACCAAAGACTTGGCCACATTTCTATATCTCGAATGAAGTTGCTTTCTTTTTTATCTCATGAGTTTAATATGCCTCATTGTGGTATTTGTCCCCAATCTAAGCACACTAGATTGCCCTTTCCTTCCAAGCGATCATTTGAGTCCAGCCATCCCTTTGAATTACTTCACTTGGATGTGTGGGGGCCTTACAACACACCAACATACAATGGAGAGCGTTATTTTCTCACCATAGTGGACGATTTTTCAAGAGCCACATGGGTCTATCTCCTACACTCCAAGCTTGATGTACTCCCCACTTTCAAAGTTTTTTTGCCTCTCATTCAAAATCAATTCTCTGCCTCTGTAAAATTCATTCGGACTGACAATGGCACTGAATTTTTTCAGTCTGACTGCACCACCCTTCTCAAGTCATTCGGCATTATTCACCAATCCTCTTGTCCTTACACCCCACAACAAAATGGTCTTGTGGAACGCAAGCACAGGCATATTCTGGAAGTGGCCCGTGCTTTGAAAATTCAGGCTTCACTCCCACACAAATATTGGGGTGATTGTGTTCTCACAGCAGTATATCTCATTAACCGTATCCCCACTCCTCTTCTTGCCAATCACTCTCCCTATGAGACCTTATTTCATCGCGCACCCTCATACTCTCATTTGCGGGTGTTAGGTTGTTTGTGCTATGCTTCGGTGTTGCCTCGTGGGGACAAGTTTGGAGCCACTGCATGTGTGTTTCTTGGCTATTCATCTACTCAAAAAGGTTATCGACTTCAAGACCTTGCCTCTCATAAATTCTTTATTTCTCGAGATGTCCAGTTTCATGAATCCATTTTCCCATTTTCCCACATCTCTGATCCTCCATCTATTTTCCTTCTTTGCCGATCTTACCTCCTGATGAGGATCATCCTCTTCCTTCTCCTTGCATTCCCGCACATATTCCTCCTCAAGATGCTTCCTTACCCCCACCTATCCGAAGGTCATCCAGAGAGTCTCGTCCTCCCATTTGGACTCAAGACTTTGTGTGCTCCTCCTTACACCACTTACCTTCTTCTCCCCATTCCATCACGAAATCTGTTAATTACTCAAATGTCTCCTCATCCTACAGAGCTTTTCTCTCCCACATCTCTACCATCAAGGAACCACATACCTACAAAGAGGCCGTACTTGATCCTCGTTGGCAAGAAGCTATGGCCCAAGAATTAGCGGCATTGGATGCCAACCACACATGGGATCTTGTTTCGTTGCCTCCTGGTAAGATTCCTATTGGCAACAAATGGGTCTACAAGGTTAAATACCATGCTGATGGACGTGTTGATCGTTTCAAAGCCCGTCTTGTTGCAAAGGGATACACCCAACTTCATGGGATTGATTACAATGACACATTTTCCCCGGTAGCTAAGATCACTACCGTTCGTTGTTTGCTTAGTGTTGCTGCCATTTGTAATTGGCCTCTTTACCAAATGGACGTTACAAATGCTTTTCTCCAAGGGGATCTCGATGAGGAGATTTACATGGCCTTGCCCGAGGGCCTTCGAAGTCACAGGGGGGATTCTACTAGACTTCGAAGTGAGGGGGAGATAGTGTGTCGGCTAACAAAGTCTTTTTATGGTCTCAAGCAAGCTTCGAGACAATGGAACATGAAGTTTGCTCGACATATGGAGCATGCTGGTTTTAAACAATCATCACAGGATCATTCCTTATTTGTAAAACAGGAACATGACTTCATAACCATTTTATtggtttatgttgatgacatagtTATAACTGGGAATCATGAGCCTTCAATCTCAAGTCTAAAAGATTATTTGCAttcaaaaataaagataaaagaCTTGGGAACCTTAAAGTATTTTCTGGGAATTGAAGTTGCTAGGTCGAAGGATGGAATCTGTTTGAATCAAAGGAAATATGCCTTGGAACTCATCTCGGAAGCAGGACTTGCTGCTGCTAAGATTTCTAACACGCCCATGGAACAAAATCTGAGGCTCACTACAAAAGAATATGATGACAGCAATGGACAGGAGAGTTCACTTGATCCATTACTTGATGATTCTGGTTCTTACCGAAGATTGATTGGGAGGTTGATATACCTTACAGTCACACGTCCAGACATatgcttttcagtacaattgCTGAGTCAATTCATGCATAACCCCAAAACATCACACATGGAAGCTGCTATAAGAGTTTTGAGATATTTGAAAAGTGCACCAGGACAAGGAATCCTACTGTCTTCACAGAGTTCATTCAACTTGACAGCGTTTTGTGATTCTGACTGGGGCACTTGTCCTATGAGTAGAAGGTCAGTGACTGGATATTGTGTCAAATTGGGTGAATCGCTGATATCTTGGAAAACAAAAAAACAGCCCACGGTCTCAAGATCCTTGGCAGAGGCCGAGTACAGGGCAATGGCAAACACAACTTGTGAAGTGGTTTGGATTGTTTAGGTCTTAAAGGACATGGGAATGAAATTGAATCTTCCAGTCAAGCTATATTGTGACAGCGTGGCAGCATTACATATTGCGGCTAACCCATTATATCACGAACGAACAAAGCATATAGAAATCGATTGCCACCTAGTTCGAGAAAAGATTCGGGACAAGTTAATCAAGACATCGCATATACATACGGAGCAACAACCAGCAGATTTGTTTACAAAGGCATTGAGCAAGAGCCAACACCAGTATCTGTCTTGCAAGCTTGGAATATTTGATCTATTCCATGCTTGAGGGGGAGTGTTAAAACGTGTTTTACATATAGCAACTTTAGTCCAAGAGTCAAACAGTATAAATAGATTAGCTTTGTTCTTTGTACTGTAATTTTCAAATCATTTTGCTCATAATAAATTTGGTTCTTCATTCGTTGGAAGCTAAGAGCTTCATTTCTCAATAGGATCGcatcaggtggtatcagagctcaaggtttttgattcaagtaagagtatccattcaattcttcatagaattttaaatgccgattttcgtgtagcgatttctacgGATTTGTCGAATCTACAAAAAAGAAATATTCGCGGTTACTGTTCCTCGCCGACACTGTTCATCTCGGATTTACTATTCTGTCGGAATTACTGTTCATCTCTTCCGGTTTTACTATTCTTGCCGgagttactgttcatgtcaGGTACTGTTCATCGAGTCGGAAATTACTGTTCATCTGCCGTAATTACTGTTCATCCGACGGTAATTACTGTTCATCTGCCGGAAATTACTGTTCATCCTGTCTGAAAGTTACTGTTCATCGCGATTACTATTCATTGCCGGAGTTCGCGAGTACTGTTCATCGtgattactgttcattgccggaattactgttcatcgccggaagtgttggatctggttttctacacgcccaaacgcagcggaagatttaaaatttttattttattttgaaaaacaaaataatattgctttggacggtcgtatgatttaacaaattaaacatgcataggatgttagaaattatacctttgtgaatttaattcacttggacaccaaccgatccggtattaCAGATCTGACTCTTGATGATtacctacgaactttcttcaaagaaatcctcctatcaagtccacgactagatagtatgttcctcttcaaatttgcactagaaaatatggAAGATATTTGCGTAGGAGAGAAAATAATTGAGAGAGACTGCCCAATAATTTTCTTTCCCAAAACCAAGTGGCCGATTTCTTGTTTTGAGTGGAGGCTCACGAAAACCTTTTGTTGTGGTGGCTAggtttttgtgttttcaaatattatttataataaaataataacctaattacataattaacattaatgggcttgatttaattaattggactagtccaactaaattaattaattcaatcaaggtccattaaaactttaaattatttattatgtttagaCTTGTACttctacaagcccattaaacataatacccaccatatttaatttattaatttatcaactcaactttgagcttaataaattaaatacattataaattcaacacttgaatttattatttaaattaaattttggaggtaaatctcccacttgccctagagccaactacccattaactttaatcccattgcttcgcgatgcttctcaaacaatggtcctggcaagggcttcgtaagtggatcggcaacgttatctgcagaggggactctttcgactgatatgtctctccttcccacaatctcccggatgatgtggaatttcctcagtacatgtttggatcgctgatgagaccttggttcttttgcttgcgcaacggcaccagtgttgtcgcagtacaccgggactggatcaactccattaggaataacgcccaactcttggacaaaattcctcatccaaactgcttctttcgctgcagcagatgcagcaatgtactcagcttcagtggtggaatccgcaacggtgtcttgcttggaacttttccaagagacagccgcaccattaagcatgaatacaaaaccagaggtcgatttcgaatcatctacatcacattggaagctagaatcagtatagccttccaattttaattctccacccccataaacCATGAAAAAATTCTTGGTCCTtcttaagtacttaagaatgtctttcacggccttccaatgcattggacctaGGGTTCgcttgatatctgcttgtaacactcaaagcgtaagcaacatcaggacgagtcgatatcataccatacataatactaccaatagctgacgcatatggaatacgtgtcatcatctctatctcttcatcagttttgggacacatagctttagattgagtaataccatgacacattggtaagtatcctctcttggactcttccatagagaatcgttttatgatggtatcgatatatgttgcttgggtgagccccaacatcctttttgatctatctctatagatttgtattcctaatacataggatgcttcacccatatccttcatggagaatttactggctaaccaaactttagttgattgcagtaatcctacatcattcccaatgagcaggatatcatcaacataaagtactaggaatgtcactgcactcccactaactttcttttacacacacggttcctcaggatttttagcaaaaccaaactctttgatagtgctatcaaatctgaggtttcaactccttgatgcctgattgagaccatatattgatctctgaagtttgcataccttatgctcacttcctactgatgtgtatccctcatgttgagacatataaatttcttctttgatgtctccattgaggaatgcagtctttacatccatttgccatatctcatagtcataccatgctgctatggctagtagtattctaatggacttaaacatagctactggtgaaaaagtttcctcatagtcaattccttgcctttgagtgtaactttttgcaaccagtcttgctttgaaggtcactaccttcccatccgccccaagctttcttttgtagatccacaCTACAAGAAAAGTGGGTTTCCGCAGCGTGCAATGTGCGTCGTGGAAAGCTATTCGCAGCGTGCGTCGCACGCTGCGACGCACGCCGCAAAATTGAAAGCCGTCTTTAGTTTCGACTATTCGCAGCGTGCGGTTTACGCCACGGTTTATAATGATAACGACGTACAGAGTGTGCTATTGATAGTTCTCTTTCGGCGGCGTGCACAGCGCGCTACGACTAAAAGCATTAACGACGTGCAAAACACGTTGTCGATATTTATCTTTTGGTAGCGGGCATCGCACGCTATGGTTAAGATTATCAACGGCATGTAAGGCATGCTGTTGTTATGTTGAAGAATTGGCAACGTGCATTGCAGGCGGCGGTTAAAAGTATCCAAGGCGTGCATAATATGCCgttgataattgatctattgGCAGCGTGCAAGTGCACACTGCGATTAAAAATAGTGATTTATTTCCAGGTTCCAATGCAAGCGCTAATTGACATATTCAACATTGTACAAAGCGTGCTATCGATTTGGTTTATTAGCACGTGCAACACATTAacgttatttttattattatgaacCAAAATTGAAACAATTATATCGAATTTATCACACCACATCCAACCAATTACCAGAATAAAAGCATGTAATAAGATAAAAAACTAAGTAATTAATGTAAATTCTCCTTTAtccaataaaacaaaaaacttGATAAAGTAAACAAAATACTCAGTAATATGAAGGTTTGATGCAATATTGTCTCCAATTCTAGAACCAATAGGAACTGTATCAGTCACACAAAACGATAAATTTAGAAAACCATGCTACTGTGCTTCCAACAGCATCAtccaaaaatatcatttcaGAATTCGGTCGAATCAAGTCTACCTGCTCCACAAGAACTTTATCAACCCAAACTTTCCAACAAGACCCACCAAGAGGAACGCGATGCACTTTTACCGTTGAATCTGTGGATGCAATTCGACCTTCAGCAACAACTCCATCACCACACCAATGAAGCAACTTACATTTAGTATTTTCAGGGATATCTCCATGACTCACATTCTTTAAATTTGACTGCATATAAACAATACAAAGTATTAATTATTCCATATCTATTTTATAACAATTGTGGTTTAGATAACACAAACTTTTAAGATAGTTACCCGAGATGCAGCTTGATGTTGGTTCACATTATCACCAGTACCATTTTTTTTGGGACGATTGATATCACAACCGCTACCAATATCATTCCCAATCCCAATACTGCCACCACTACCAACCTACATATTGAGATAAAGcaaaaaatatctcaaacaaCAAATCTCCAATGTAAGAAGCTTCATTAAATTACTTCTGCTGTGAGGTCACTAGAAAATCTACTGTGGAGAATAAGCACATTGACAATCACTTGCACAATAAATAGATCATTTTTTTAACATCAGCAATCAGCATGGGTGCTCTACTAGAGTAATCCAGCTGAATCAGGAAAAGTATACGAGATGTGAAATTATCAAAGTATACATCATGGaaattttatgtatttatttgTCAAGAAAAACAAATGAACCTCTAAAGGCAGTGAATTTTACTCAGACAAATCCCAGAAggcattaataaaataaatcttaAAGGATAATAAAGACCAAAAGGTAGTTGACagaaaagcaagaagaaaaCAAATGGTTTACATCATTCAGCCATAAAGAGCACACAATAACACAAGCGACAGAACTTTGTTTAATTACTAACTTGTTCTTGCTCATTTTGTTGCCTCATATTTTGGAAAACAATGGACCTCATTTGTTGCACTTCTTGTTGAAGGTTGTGCATCATACTTTGAAGTTGTTTAATAGTTCCATTTTGTTTCAAAGATGCTCCAACTTTTGAAGGTGTAACTCCAAAGCCCATTCCTCGCACTCTACCTCGAATTTCCTTCCCAAATACAAGGCTAATTGCATCCTCAGCAATGTTAGCAGTGTTTTGAGATTCAGGTGCACATTCTTCTATTTCTTTCTGCAAATtacaaacaaataatttttgagaaaataatgaATTTAAGTTGACCAGTTTTTTTCTGACAGAAATAATTTTACTACCATTTTTTCTCCAACAGCTTCACCACTAGGTTGTCCATTTTTCTTCTTATGGCCTTCCACCCATACTTTTGTTCTTGTAATTGGTATATCAGCAGAACTTGTTTTCTCCTTGAGTATGAGGCATATAGAAATATATGAAAAATTCATtaggaacataattcaaaaaATGTATcattacaattaaaaataagaaaactttgaaAAGAACTTTTCATAAGTTttgtcaaataataataattaccaTAATGTGAGCTAAACAGGCATAACCTCTCCTGCTCATTGTGTGGTTGTGTCTTTGCTTTTCCCTCATTGCCTTAAATTTTCCACTCTTTTCCTGAAAttaaaaaacatataacatattcatatataatggATTAGTCACATGATTACTAAATATTAAAGAGCTAGAATACTTGGCACACGAGCTCTACAGATAAGGTTCAGTTTAAGCTTATTGGTATCTAGGTTgcaattttttgtttattttgatatattgtgaAGGGTCAATTACTGACAGCCACACAAAAGCTAAAAATCATCCAAAATTTATAAACAAATCCCTATCCAAAATTTGTGGGAATCTTGAGATGTGAAAAACGAAATGAAACACAGATATGTATTCACCCAAatattatttgatattgtcTTGTGGTTGTTGACtgtattttctttggtttgccACAGCTATGAAGATTGGGGGTGAATGAATTAATTGTGGAGGAGTACTCCTGGAgacaatatcaaataatatTTGGGTTAGTGTATCCACAAACTTAacctataaatatttaaaacctTGTCCCCAAGATTAGCTGCACTGTTTTAGCAAAGAGAGTATATCTGATGTGATCTTAACAACAATAGCTAGAAAGACAGGAAAGATTTATATTTGAACCTCAGCAAATTTGAACTTCTATATGATTACAAAACTAGCATGAAATATGGCTCATTACCGTATGCAGTGATCCTTAgcctaattttatataaacaGATTCCACTTTCTTAGTTTTCATTCTTCTATCCTTTCCTCTAGTAAACTGTTCATACACCAACCATGCAGTAACCAAACAGTAACCACAAATCACACTTTGCTTAAAAAACTCAAATGTATGCATGTATCAAAAAAGTGAAGAAATCCATAACAATGAATTGATACTTACTTGAAATGCTGGTGATAGTGTCTTCTTTACAAACAAGTCCCATTGGTTTTGATCCATAAATTCGGGCTTCAAAAGACAAAGATCTCGTGAAGCCACTCGACCATCATGAACTTCTCGTATAAGTATTTGGAGTTTGGATTTTCTATCACGCCACAATTTACCTAACTTTTGAAAGATTGAATGTTTCTCCCACTCCTCAACTTTATAGTTCAACTACACATtaaaaagcataaaaatatttttacattttGTTATAAAATAGGAATACAAAAACAGTGATAATCATTACCTGAAGACAACGCCACATCTTATTCTTCATTTCCTCGTTTAAGTCATTCCATCGATCTAATGTATATGGCACAAATTCTTTTACCATGCAACCTAGAAAAGATGCGTACTTGACCGAATTATCTCCAATTGCCTGTCCAAACTCATTACGTTCCAGATCTTTGGCTGTTGTTGGCCACTAACCAAATTAAACTTTGATGAACCTCGTCCTTTTTTCTTATTAGTTTTGGCGTCATCAATTAGCTCTTTATCACGCAAATATTCTGATGAATTAGGTGGAGTGTTGGAGTCCCCTCTCGATAGCTTATTAGCTATATTTTCCTACAAAATATCACAAAGACATATTAACATGTAAGATTGAGactttattaaaattaaaataatcataaattaacaaaataataaaatatcaccTGAACTTCATCTACAGATACCTTGCTGCGTTTTTGGCCCAATCTGCTCATTTTTTAATGCTATATACGAAGAAATAATCAAACACGTAATATAACATGATAATTCGctgaaaataaattgaaaacgAACAAATATATTGCAACAGTAAATAAAGTGTAATGGAACCTTTTAAATTAACTATAAAATCTAAAACCGAAAATTTCAATCACGGATCAGTCACGTCAATTCCCTCACACTCATTTCTCGCATACGGTTCTTTCTCAGTAATGTTAATCTCAAGTGTGGACACATCAAGAGGTGTTGATGATGTATAGGCTTCCTCTTCAAGCAAATTCATGTTATGCATACCCCGAGGCGGCGCTTTCAACAACACATACCAGTTTGATTCGTCATTGTCTCTAGAATAGAATACTTGTTTTGCTTGTGACGCTAAAATGAAAGGATCGCCTTCAAAAGTTCTTAGACCTTGGTGTAAGTTGACCAGTGTAAAACCATCTTCCATTTTGATTCCAGTTTCATGATTTGCCCAATCACACCTAAAAACGGGAACTTTGAAAAAATAGTAGTCTAGTAAAACAATATCTCGTATAACTCCATAGTATAATACTCTTCCAACAGTATGTGAATAATCATTCGCACTAGACTGACAAACAGTATCTGCTTCAATCGAAACACCACTATCTTGTGTCGACCTTTCAACATCAATTGTGTGGAATCGATATCCATTTATAATATAACCCATATAAGATATAACATGTTTTCTTGGACCATGTGCTAGCCATTGAATTCTGTCTGATGAGTTATCACAAACATGTTTTGATAACCATGGAGCAAATGTTTCCATATGTCGCTTTTGTAACAATGTTTCATTAATTAAGAAACGACGATCTGTTTGTTTAAGCTCCTCAATGTGCATCCTATTTAAAATCATTAAAGGGTGATTATTAGAATATATGAATTATGTAATAGACAAAGGCTAATATGATATGTAATTAACTATACTCACTGTAAGTAAGGCTCAACTTCAGCAGTATTGAACAACACATATCGATGCGCAGCTTCCAACACATGGTCttctaaaattttttcttttccttgaGAAATTGGGCGACCTTCCACTAATCCATTCTCCATATCCTGATTCCGATTAGAACGGATACCAATACTCGCCGCTTTTTCTATATAAGCACTACAAAATCGCATTCGTTCTTCTGCAAGGTAACACTCAGCTATGCAACCCTCTGGCCTTGCTCGGTTCTTCACATACTCTTTAAGTGTTTTCATAAATCTAAATAACAAAACAAATTTCACATGAAACTAATGTTTGTAGAAAATATAAATTCTTTGTATAACATAATATTGgtctaaaaataaattaatatctaTTACCTTTCAAATGGATACATCCAACGGAATTGGACAGGCCCACACGAGCGAGCCTCTCTTGCTA includes the following:
- the LOC140819870 gene encoding uncharacterized protein isoform X1, whose product is MVKEFVPYTLDRWNDLNEEMKNKMWRCLQLNYKVEEWEKHSIFQKLGKLWRDRKSKLQILIREVHDGRVASRDLCLLKPEFMDQNQWDLFVKKTLSPAFQEKSGKFKAMREKQRHNHTMSRRGYACLAHIMEKTSSADIPITRTKVWVEGHKKKNGQPSGEAVGEKMKEIEECAPESQNTANIAEDAISLVFGKEIRGRVRGMGFGVTPSKVGASLKQNGTIKQLQSMMHNLQQEVQQMRSIVFQNMRQQNEQEQVGSGGSIGIGNDIGSGCDINRPKKNGTGDNVNQHQAASRSNLKNVSHGDIPENTKCKLLHWCGDGVVAEGRIASTDSTVKVHRVPLGGSCWKVWVDKVLVEQVDLIRPNSEMIFLDDAVGSTVAWFSKFIVLCD
- the LOC140819870 gene encoding uncharacterized protein isoform X2, whose amino-acid sequence is MVKEFVPYTLDRWNDLNEEMKNKMWRCLQEKSGKFKAMREKQRHNHTMSRRGYACLAHIMEKTSSADIPITRTKVWVEGHKKKNGQPSGEAVGEKMKEIEECAPESQNTANIAEDAISLVFGKEIRGRVRGMGFGVTPSKVGASLKQNGTIKQLQSMMHNLQQEVQQMRSIVFQNMRQQNEQEQVGSGGSIGIGNDIGSGCDINRPKKNGTGDNVNQHQAASRSNLKNVSHGDIPENTKCKLLHWCGDGVVAEGRIASTDSTVKVHRVPLGGSCWKVWVDKVLVEQVDLIRPNSEMIFLDDAVGSTVAWFSKFIVLCD
- the LOC140819870 gene encoding uncharacterized protein isoform X3, which encodes MVKEFVPYTLDRWNDLNEEMKNKMWRCLQLNYKVEEWEKHSIFQKLGKLWRDRKSKLQILIREVHDGRVASRDLCLLKPEFMDQNQWDLFVKKTLSPAFQEKSGKFKAMREKQRHNHTMSRRGYACLAHIMEKTSSADIPITRTKVWVEGHKKKNGQPSGEAVGEKMKEIEECAPESQNTANIAEDAISLVFGKEIRGRVRGMGFGVTPSKVGASLKQNGTIKQLQSMMHNLQQEVQQMRSIVFQNMRQQNEQEQVGSGGSIGIGNDIGSGCDINRPKKNVKFKECESWRYP